The sequence atttttcgaaaatctatactatactaaaaggcaaatataagccatggagagggtgtccacgtaggatagaaaaatcaaccaatcagagagtcCGAAATTGCCAcgtcatttcatttatttttcgtaaaaaataaaaaaacaatgcaaaggaaaggatcgaacccgggttattatGATATTAATATAGGGCAGTTActactaagccattgaaactttcttgaacacatatacaagaatcactaagtatgtaatcacaaacttttatgtacaattacaataatatgaattcaactttcaagactccgatactttgttttgtaaaaaaaaataagtaagtgactaagctaatatattctttgaaagtgtgaaaatattgaaaaatatgaaaaagcatagatttttgttttcgtgacaacgttaagaattttgtaaaagtaaatttaacatataaatttccgtgacaaatatgaaaaagcatagatttttgtccaattttgacaaaacaactcaaaacatagttctctaacgtcttaataaaatattatttaagggtgcaataattaaatatatcaattcaataaatttttattttatagacaaaacaataatacaacaaattttgaaacatttcaaattttgaaacatttgtttaacctatcgatttttttcACGAGAATCCAACtgaacaagataaaaaaaaagcaattagatttacaaatatttaattaccattttattcaattttgattaatttcaaattgtaataatgtatctttttgaagttacaaaaaataatgttttttctttattacactagcattatatatagattctatatacacaaataaatataatataacaacataagatTGCTTTctccgattcatatgaaaactttttaagttatccaccaaagcaaattaattaaatcaatcaaattgttagaatacaacaaattaatatataattttattttaaattaaattatttaaaggtGTAtgttcattaaaaacaaaataacaaataagtaaaaatgatttgatggtaatttttatgacatatatatatatatatatcaatatatatatatatatatatatatatatcaattcagtgaaagaaatagaagcttaatatggaaaaaatcttaaatacaaaaaactctaaaaattgacaaaaaaaactaacaaaacttaaactatgatatcacttgaaagcttcttagacaatattaataaaatattttagcgataattagataaatttaatttttttttccagccaaaattttattattaattagcatcaatgatttcaagatgtttaagaaaggatggacaaaaaaataggatggacataaatgatatatgaactatgaatagtactttgtaaagctgacttagataacacatatgcacatccatttccagtcctttttttatgcctaaattcaattactttagagtagttattccacaaagagatcgtatgagatattgtttgatattcagatttgtttcttgacttttaagaagattgataactgtaaaatgtcttcttcgaatatgatatgtctataatcgagtccccaacatgagacaaggttttttaaaaaataaataattttatttttcttatattatataataaatatatattatttactgataataaaaatatagttattcatctatcacatatatctatgcaaatatgcgaatcaagtacaacaatcaaataatataataattttcacaaaaaaaattaaaaaaaaatatttatgttatgtagtcttattttatattttttaaataatgtaatacaatattatacattatttttttaaaattgagaaatacatattatatcttatctgcgcgtagcgcggttaaaaactCTAGTAACTTTTAAATGGtgtattatttacatattttctaTGCCGACATGTCATTACTTCATGTCACTCTTACATGAAGTTTTAAATTGCCCCTTAGTTATTAGTAAATATATTTCAGTGATTGCCATTGTTatagttttacatatatttgtGCATATTTGGAAATTAGGTGATCCCAAAAACAAATGTAATCGCTTACTAACCGGAGCTAAGCTTCGTCTTCTGAGTTTTACGTCATCACAGTGACACCAATCCCAACCGCATACTCGTTTGACAACTCTACCATCCACATGTCAGGCAGCCACATCGATCCGACCACATACTCGCTGACTGCACCACGCGTGGCCACACATTCCCACACATATCGCTGACCACATTTAACAATAACTCCATCCACAAGGTTTTAAACATCACATATCAACAATTTACTGAACATAGTAACAACTTTGGTATCCGCGGATTAGTTATCTAGAATTCATTTTAATCAATTCATAAATGTTTGCTATACACATTTTCCAATGTGCGGATCAATAGATGCTCTCGCAACGCACCATCAGATTTGCTAGAAGGCATCATCttagagtgttttttttttcaatttgatgagcaatttgaaaaaaaaattgtttatgcTTACAACATTTGAGCATTTTGTTACACTTTAACTTTTCGAAAGCCAATCTTAAAGTCTCAAACATGTTTTAATGAACTGATTGATTAATAAACTGGATAAAATACATATTTGAGATTAAAGAAAAAGCTAGAAGGAACACATTATTATCCCCGTTCACAACGAGCGAGCCAGAACACAAGGAGAAACACGACATAGAACCGAGAAGaaacaacacacaaaaataaaccccTACTCTCAGATACACCTTCAACAACATTCCAAAGACCCCAACTTCTTTATATTGCTCTAACACATCGAGGAtcaagagaggaagaagacgagcAGGTAAGATCACTTTTAAAAGGCCGAGAGCAGGACTCCTTAGCCGACGATGCATAGTGGTAGGCTTACTAGTGGTGTAGTTCTTAAATGGTAAAACAATTTTTGACTACTCCGATAAATCTCCGGACCACGTCAGaggcattatatatatatgtcatgatttcaaaagaaaaacgaGATTACTAGAACGACCAAAGTAATTGATATTGCAGATTTACATCACTAATGTAATTTAAATAGACAACGTAATAAGAGGTTCATGATAGAATAATCTTAGCTCGATAATTGTGCCATCAATGGGCGCACTAGGACtattattcaatttttatttattctttcaACATATTCAACTTTGACTAATAAGATGTGTCTGAGCAAAGATCGGTACCTATATTCTGTAGAGAAAAAAAAGTGTTGTTTTTACAAAATGCTACTAATGTTTACCGAGCAGAAAGTAAAATTCTCAGTAGATAAAGAGTCCATGTTTTCTTTAGTAAGACGCTATAGCCTATATATAGCATATCTTTAAGAAAAACTCTGCTCAAAAAATAATACTCCAGAGCCTACTTATAATGTTTCACTACATAACAAAGTTTTGATATGTTCAAAAACTCATCCTTTTTTCTCTATTCATTTGAAGCCAGCAATGCTATCTGCTGTGTTAGAATCTCAAGATTCCTAGACCTCTCTGGAGTAAGCTGTCCAAAATCAAAGTCATCTGCTCTCTCCATTTCTTCTTGTATCACCTTCATGGtttcatcctcctcctcctcctccaatgTTGCATCATCCTTTCCTTTCTTCACATTCTTCTTCATTGAAGGGCTCAACAACAAAAGCTTCTCCCATGCCCCATCATCATACAGATCAGGTATGATCAACGGCacgtgattctcatccaagcaGAACTTCAACATGTCCGCGTCTCTCAAGAAGTCATTTACGTCAATCGAGCTTGACTTTGCTGCTGTTCCCTCTGATGGTGGCTGCTGGTATGTTACTAAAGGAAGACCACTTGAGTCTGAGTCTCCTTCATCTATAACTTCTTCCAAAATCGTTGCTCCTCCTTCTGCCTTTCTCCAGCTACTCTCCTTTGGTTGAAGCAACTGAACCAAGAGACTTGGATTCTGCATAACCATCACCAGAAACGACAACATCTCCTGCTGACTCTCTTCCATTCCTTGAACTCTGTCTTCCAAGTGAAGCATCTTCGTGTCGGTAACCTCCTGGTACTGCCTGACTTTGACAAGCTCCTGCGCCAATGCCTTCTTATCCCCTTTTAAGATATCAACTTCTTTCCACAGCTCACTCTTCTCagtatcatcatcttccttaCAAGTACTTTCCTCTTTTTGGGAAGCTCTTTTGCTCTGATGGTCACTACTCTGAACATTCTTCCTCCGGATAACATTCTTCAGCAACTCCTTTCGACCTCTTACAAACCAAAGGATCGCTCTGTTTAATCAAAGGAAATTGctatgaagagagagagagagagagaggatctGTCGCCAagcttttagatttttttgtttgttttaaaagatcGTTAAGATAGTTTTGAAGCCTTCGGgcccaatctctctctctcccttatTATAGGCTTATTTagatatatttacataaaccgACCTTTTCTATAGACAGAcactaggggtgggcgttcgggtacccgttcgggttcggatcgggtatttcggattttcgggtatttcggtatagaggtgtagaacccgttcgggtatttctgtacttcgggtcggattcgggtatttttagttcggattcggttatttcggatcgggttcggatatttagattttgaaaaaaaaattaaaattttcatttctcaagtttattgtatttaaaaatataacttttagttaactaattttttatttttaatagattgaatagttaatagatttggacataacattttaaaactaaaaaggcactaatttagttattttttttaattttggatataactttttgttaatttttgaaataaaaaacttgacatgcattttaagtgagtagcaaatcatttttccgtaattgtatgtatatcatatgaacttaaattatgtgtagtatcaatataaatattttatataaaatgagagatataaactagaaacataaggttaattatacatatgttcggttatattcggatatccattcgggttcgggtattatccgttcgggttcgggtatccaatctctcct is a genomic window of Brassica napus cultivar Da-Ae chromosome A2, Da-Ae, whole genome shotgun sequence containing:
- the LOC106419656 gene encoding heat stress transcription factor A-8-like, encoding MLHLEDRVQGMEESQQEMLSFLVMVMQNPSLLVQLLQPKESSWRKAEGGATILEEVIDEGDSDSSGLPLVTYQQPPSEGTAAKSSSIDVNDFLRDADMLKFCLDENHVPLIIPDLYDDGAWEKLLLLSPSMKKNVKKGKDDATLEEEEEDETMKVIQEEMERADDFDFGQLTPERSRNLEILTQQIALLASNE